A region from the Triplophysa rosa linkage group LG4, Trosa_1v2, whole genome shotgun sequence genome encodes:
- the LOC130552633 gene encoding sorbin and SH3 domain-containing protein 2-like isoform X1, with protein MNTDSGGCARKSSSLSLTLWPVKSVQSSPNLYSTAGSESQSSDSDAWRSRSVAEGLRNGDAGNSSLSAKGFRSVKPNLQDKKSPTAREFSPVRRGTRPLSSGASSPDPAARRSPYSRDSPDFLSGLLPKALSPTPYTSLERSGLMSASPIASPVTVSALSHYSSSTVGLEELQICGLDSSPTSTPTPSPTLSHASNALDEVPNPTAPSAATGTNGRMTMNGSSHSQRPFSPPACPPPPPNFSPGLIKVRQGRSSEGSETVRRDTVVSGQTVVSSSVPIARFSEEEKKVSIVKAPHYEGIGPVDESGIPIAIRTTVDRPKDWYKTMFKQIHMVHKADDDYADTYNATYAVIKNDNYPDVQAHPPPRTHTYRPLSRNTSDPDGAAQRELSPSPVPPPPPPMPSLLQLRSRDMDRERELSHDPNEWGPPERKVDTRKYRAEPRSIFDYEPGKSSILEQERPTFDLNPDDIDLENEPWFKFFSELEFGRPPPKKRLDYNPDYSTRAVAQSSLYFSPLERPERPSSSASDYRKRRKSEPSVTQANTGSEQNARPVDSYKAQTLKKPTIRSSPSSPSRAKAGDTSESLSSCMSSPGMEHPSSHLSTDSLSISTPTWRSSKRSICFKNGWHTSRHETAETWSSADDKSAVTPSSPRLKSRSCDDLLSDGHGASNDGRTSNSVTTIRSESAGSLLDEDATQQPQVQSLTSSPRGRRHHRHKMPHDSPGFLQLYKKMHHIDREQLLPSEVIRSVRARILELERQQQQQRHNLHGWASLGHEVPRQMVPNRISAYEQLIQKSKSMPDLGDDNAPSGTTTPGSSRASSCPKRRFSVESLLEEEDSPEKAQSPPEGQPRAGPDSNNLVPVHRKNQHQDYSDSEQDACASEMSDIHIEGSSLCSESDLDHCSLTSSESFYGSGQHHHHGHHHHGHHFHHHHHVHQSVGQSQGYQHRHLISSCKGRCPASYTRFTTMLKHERQLERARQDSQPGTPPLGQQSPGESGLSKLAFLVSPVPFRRKRGSPPTQRRHCRGGRPKSKAAIYEALDAALQDIYDHLRAEKGQGPARLPDDNILRRLLEELLPDVPKRSSSLRVQRGSGSPSLSHVHQPYHGAHQCASLQQQHHHADASNNNQHANANANSIAHCYSDQGSDTGRLTPQSRRPTPEREKQPARAIYDFKAQSAKELSFKKGDAVNIIRQIDSNWFEGEHKGRIGIFPISYVERIASPERRQPIRPPPPAQAREMGEAIARYNFNADTNVELSLRKGERVILVRKVDQNWYEGKIPGTNRQGIFPVSYVDMGHVRGSPSKSPSHQGDTHTYRAQKKMMQESAHPGGDPFQATYNYVPRNEDELELKEGDIVDVIEKCDDGWFVGTSRRTRLFGTFPGNYVKPL; from the exons ATGAATACAG ATAGCGGAGGATGTGCTCGTAAGAGTTCATCACTGTCTCTCACCCTGTGGCCTGTGAAGAGTGTTCAGAGCTCACCCAATCTCTACTCTACTGCAG gaaGTGAATCTCAGTCTTCAGATTCAG ATGCCTGGCGTTCACGTAGTGTGGCCGAGGGGTTGAGGAATGGAGATGCCGGGAACTCGTCCTTGAGTGCCAAAGGTTTTCGTAGTGTTAAACCCAACCTGCAAGACAAGAAATCACCCACAGCG CGTGAGTTTTCCCCAGTTAGAAGGGGCACCAGACCACTCTCCTCTGGAGCGTCCTCCCCTGACCCAGCGGCTCGTCGGTCACCCTATAGCCGGGACTCCCCCGACTTCCTGTCTGGGCTATTGCCCAAAGCCCTCTCGCCTACGCCCTACACTTCTCTGGAACGTTCCGGACTAATGTCGGCCTCTCCTATCGCATCGCCAGTAACCGTATCGGCGCTGAGTCATTATTCATCGTCCACGGTTGGCCTGGAGGAGCTGCAGATCTGCGGCTTGGACTCCTCCCCCACGTCCACACCCACCCCGTCCCCCACACTCAGCCATGCCTCCAATGCCCTCGATGAGGTTCCCAACCCTACTGCCCCATCAGCTGCCACAGGCACTAAT GGTCGGATGACAATGAATGGCAGCTCTCACTCTCAGAGGCCCTTCTCTCCACCTGCgtgcccccctcctcccccGAACTTTAGCCCAGGACTGATAAAGGTCCGGCAGGGAAGGAGTTCAG agggCTCAGAGACAGTGAGGAGAGATACTGTGGTCTCTGGTCAGACAGTGGTCAGTAGTTCTGTGCCTATTGCTCGTTTCTCAGAGGAAGAGAAGAAGGTGTCCATCGTAAAAGCTCCCCATTACGAAGGCATTGGACCAGTGGACGAGTCAGGCATTCCCATCGCCATCCGCACG ACCGTGGACAGACCCAAGGACTGGTACAAGACCATGTTCAAACAGATCCACATGGTTCATAAAGCAG ATGATGACTATGCAGACACATATAATGCCACATATGCAGTCATAAAAAATG ACAACTACCCCGATGTTCAGGCCCACCCTCCACCTCGAACACACACCTACCGGCCTCTCTCCAGAAATACCTCAGACCCAGATGGTGCCGCTCAACGGGAGCTCTCGCCGTCCCCGGTGCCCCCGCCGCCCCCTCCGATGCCCTCTCTCCTTCAGCTCCGCTCACGAGACATGGACAGGGAAAGAGAGCTGTCGCATGACCC AAACGAATGGGGCCCTCCGGAACGGAAAGTGGACACACGGAAATACAGGGCGGAACCACGGAGCATCTTTGATTATGAGCCTGGAAAATCATCCATCCTTGAGCAGGAGAGGCCT ACGTTTGATTTAAATCCAGATGACATAGATTTAGAGAACGAGCCTTGGTTTAAATTCTTTTCCGAGCTGGAGTTTGGACGGCCG CCTCCTAAAAAGAGGTTGGATTATAATCCTGACTACTCCACGCGTGCTGTGGCGCAG TCATCACTTTATTTCTCACCTTTGGAACGGCCTGAGAGGCCTTCAAG TTCTGCAAGCGACTACAGGAAAAGACGAAAGTCAGAGCCATCTGTCACTCAAGCCAACACAGGAAGTGAGCAGAATGCCCGCCCAGTGGACTCTTATAAAGCACAGACACTGAAGAAGCCCACCATCCGCTCATCCCCCTCATCACCATCCAGAGCCAAAG CTGGAGACACTAGCGAGTCGCTCTCTTCCTGTATGAGCTCTCCAGGTATGGAGCATCCATCCTCCCATCTCTCCACAGATTCACTCTCTATCTCCACGCCAACCTGGCGTAGCTCCAAGCGCTCCATCTGCTTTAAGAACGGATGGCATACAAGCCGACACGAAACTGCAGAGACTTGGAGCAGCGCTGATGACAAATCCGCCGTGACCCCTTCGTCACCACGGCTGAAATCACGCAGCTGTGATGATCTGCTGTCTGATGgacatggtgctagcaacgacGGGAGAACGTCGAACTCTGTGACTACCATTCGCTCTGAAAGTGCTGGTTCATTGCTTGACGAAGATGCCACACAGCAGCCTCAAGTACAAAGTCTTACCTCATCCCCCAGGGGTCGCCGACATCACAGACATAAGATGCCACATGATAGCCCAGGTTTCCTTCAGCTTTACAAGAAGATGCACCACATTGACCGGGAGCAGCTCTTGCCCTCCGAGGTGATTCGTTCTGTACGTGCACGAATCCTTGAGTTGGAACGCCAACAGCAACAGCAAAGGCACAACCTTCATGGCTGGGCGTCTTTAGGTCACGAGGTGCCACGACAAATGGTACCCAACCGGATATCAGCATATGAGCAGCTTATCCAGAAATCAAAGTCCATGCCGGATCTTGGTGATGACAATGCCCCTTCAGGCACCACCACTCCAGGGTCCTCGAGGGCCAGCAGCTGTCCGAAGCGACGCTTTTCTGTTGAATCGCTTTTGGAAGAGGAGGACAGTCCAGAAAAGGCACAAAGTCCCCCAGAGGGTCAGCCAAGAGCGGGACCAGACAGCAATAACCTGGTGCCGGTTCACAGAAAGAACCAGCATCAAGATTACTCggacagcgagcaggatgcatgTGCTTCCGAAATGAGTGACATTCACATAGAAGGATCTTCATTGTGCAGTGAGAGCGACCTGGACCATTGCTCCCTCACCTCATCAGAGAGCTTTTACGGTTCTGGGCAACATCACCATCATGGACATCATCACCATGGGCATCACTTCCACCATCACCATCACGTGCACCAGAGCGTGGGTCAGAGTCAAGGTTACCAACATCGCCACCTCATCAGCTCCTGTAAGGGTCGCTGTCCAGCTTCGTATACTCGATTCACTACCATGTTAAAGCATGAGCGCCAACTGGAAAGGGCTAGGCAAGACTCCCAGCCTGGTACACCTCCGTTAGGCCAGCAGTCACCCGGTGAGTCAGGCCTCTCCAAACTTGCCTTCCTGGTCAGCCCCGTGCCTTTCCGCCGGAAACGAGGCTCCCCACCCACGCAGCGACGACACTGCAGAGGTGGACGGCCAAAATCCAAAGCCGCAATTTACGAGGCATTAGATGCAGCGCTGCAGGACATATATGACCACTTAAGGGCAGAAAAGGGGCAGGGTCCAGCAAGGCTGCCAGATGATAACATACTGCGCCGGCTACTGGAAGAGTTGCTACCAGACGTGCCCAAGCGTAGCTCCTCTTTGCGGGTCCAGAGAGGGTCTGGCTCCCCCTCCTTGTCCCATGTCCACCAGCCTTATCATGGAGCCCACCAATGTGCCTCCTTACAACAGCAACACCACCATGCAGACGCCTCCAACAACAACCAGcatgctaatgctaatgctaattcTATTGCGCACTGCTACTCAG ATCAGGGGTCTGACACGGGTCGTCTCACACCACAAAGCAGAAGACCCACACCAGAAAGAGAG AAACAGCCTGCCAGGGCTATTTATGATTTTAAAGCTCAGTCTGCCAA GGAACTTTCTTTTAAGAAGGGCGATGCGGTCAATATCATCAGACAGATCGACAGTAACTGGTTTGAGGGGGAGCACAAAGGACGGATCGGGATTTTTCCCATCTCATATGTAGAG AGGATTGCATCTCCAGAGCGGAGGCAGCCTATCAGGCCTCCTCCTCCAGCTCAGGCTCGAGAGATGGGAGAGGCCATAGCTCGATACAACTTCAATGCTGACACAAATGTGGAGCTTTCTCTTAGAAAG GGGGAGCGGGTGATCCTTGTGAGGAAGGTTGATCAGAATTGGTATGAAGGAAAGATTCCTGGCACGAACAGGCAGGGCATTTTTCCAGTGTCCTATGTCGACATGGGGCATGTCAGGGGCTCTCCATCTAAGAGTCCCAGTCACCAAGgagacacgcacacatacaggGCACAGAAG